ACCATTAGGAATGACGCTTTACGCTATCTTGATTCTCGGATTCACCTACTTCTACACATTCGTACAGATCAACCCTGTACAAATGGCAGAAAACATGAGAAAAAATGGCGGTTACATTCCTGGTATCCGACCTGGTAAAAACACTGAGGTATTCATTACTCGTACATTAAACCGGTTAACATTGGCGGGCGCTTTGTTCTTGATGATTATTGCGATATTGCCATTCTTCTTCGGTAGTCTTGCAAACTTGCCACAATCCATTTACATCGGTGGTACATCGCTGTTGATCGTGGTTGGGGTAAGCTTGGATACAATGAAGCAGATTGAAAGTCAAATGATCAAACGCCACTACCAAGGGTTTATCAAGTAATGACTTAGATGTTTACAGAAAAGCTTCTGTAGCTTTTTTGATGGGACGGAGGGAATGGACGTGAATATAATTCTGATGGGACTGCCTGGAGCCGGTAAAGGGACACAGGCAGAACGTATCGTAAAAGAGTTTGACATCCCGCACATTTCGACTGGCGACATGTTCCGAGCTGCGGTCAAAAACGAAACGCCGCTCGGACTAGAGGCAAAATCCTACATGGATAAAGGTCATCTCGTCCCAGACGAGGTTGTCATTGGTATTGTGCGGGAGCGCCTTTCGATGGATGACTGCGCAAAGGGATTCCTCTTAGATGGTTTTCCGCGCACAGTTCCTCAGGCGGAAGCGTTGACAGCTACAGTAAAAGAGCTGGGACGCGAAATTGACCATGTAATTAACATCAACGTTCAACGCGAGCAATTGATTGAACGTCTGACCGGTCGCTGGATCTGCCCTGTTTGTGGTGCTAGCTATCACACGATGTTCAATCCTCCAAAAGAGGCTGGCGTATGTGATAAAGATGGTGGTAAGCTGTATCAGCGTGAAGACGACAAGATCGAAGTGGTAACACAACGCCTTGACGTGAATATCGCTCAAACACAGCCACTTATCGACTACTATTCCGCACAGGAACTTCTGCGAGATATCGATGGAGAACAAGATATCCAGGTAGTGTTTGCGGAAATTAAGTCTTTGTTGCGAGGGTAATTGCGAATGATTATCCTAAAGTCGAAAGCAGAACTTGAGGTTATGCGCGAAGCTGGTCGTATCGTCGCACTCACCCATCAAGAACTGGCCAAGGCGATCAAGCCTGGTGTCACGACGAAGCAGCTAGACGAAATTGCCGAGACCTTTATTCGAAGCATGGGAGCAATTCCATCGTTTAAAGGCTATGGTGGCTTTCCAGGAAGTATCTGTGCTTCAGTCAATGAAGAACTCGTACACGGGATCCCAGGTAAACGGGCGTTACAAGAAGGAGACATTATCAGTATCGACATTGGTGCCCAGTTTCAGGGTTATCATGGCGACTCCGCTTGGACGTATCCGGTCGGTAAGATTTCAACAGAAAACCAGAAGCTACTCAGAGTAACGGAAGAGTCGTTGTACAAGGGGCTTGAAAAAGCTGTTCCAGGTGGACGCTTATCCGATATCTCTCATGCGATTCAGGTTCATGCAGAAGCTGCCGACTTCACACTCGTTCGCGAGTATGTGGGGCATGGGATCGGGCAAAACTTGCACGAAGATCCGCAGGTTCCTAACTACGGCCCTCCTGATCGAGGACCACGGTTAAAACCAGGCATGGTGTTGGCAATTGAGCCAATGGTAAATGCCGGCGAACGTTATGTCCGCACATTGGAGGACAATTGGACGGTAGTAACAGTGGATCGGAAAACTTGTGCTCATTTTGAACACACCATCGCGATTACGGAAGATGGCTATGAGATTTTTACACGGACATAAAAACGGTAGTTCCGAACGATTCGGGATTGTCGTCCAACGTGTCGACGATAAGTTCGTTGTGTGATCATTTCGCAAAACTCATGGTCCGACTGAAGAGCAGAAGAAAGGAGAGTTTACCATGGCAAAAGATGATGTAATTG
The window above is part of the Brevibacillus brevis NBRC 100599 genome. Proteins encoded here:
- a CDS encoding adenylate kinase; translation: MNIILMGLPGAGKGTQAERIVKEFDIPHISTGDMFRAAVKNETPLGLEAKSYMDKGHLVPDEVVIGIVRERLSMDDCAKGFLLDGFPRTVPQAEALTATVKELGREIDHVININVQREQLIERLTGRWICPVCGASYHTMFNPPKEAGVCDKDGGKLYQREDDKIEVVTQRLDVNIAQTQPLIDYYSAQELLRDIDGEQDIQVVFAEIKSLLRG
- the map gene encoding type I methionyl aminopeptidase, with protein sequence MIILKSKAELEVMREAGRIVALTHQELAKAIKPGVTTKQLDEIAETFIRSMGAIPSFKGYGGFPGSICASVNEELVHGIPGKRALQEGDIISIDIGAQFQGYHGDSAWTYPVGKISTENQKLLRVTEESLYKGLEKAVPGGRLSDISHAIQVHAEAADFTLVREYVGHGIGQNLHEDPQVPNYGPPDRGPRLKPGMVLAIEPMVNAGERYVRTLEDNWTVVTVDRKTCAHFEHTIAITEDGYEIFTRT